The Myxococcota bacterium genome contains a region encoding:
- a CDS encoding outer membrane lipoprotein-sorting protein — protein MTCWLLALLLLVAPAARAQDAAEIVRRAEDALRGNTAEMKLRMTITTPRWTRELVVRSWDDRAHDRSFTRVLEPPKDKGTAFLREKDAFWTWLPRVERAMRIPPSMMLQSWMGSDFTNDDLA, from the coding sequence ATGACGTGCTGGCTGCTCGCGCTGCTGCTGCTGGTCGCGCCCGCCGCGCGCGCGCAGGACGCCGCCGAGATCGTGCGCCGCGCCGAGGATGCGCTGCGCGGCAACACCGCCGAGATGAAGCTGCGCATGACCATCACCACGCCGCGCTGGACGCGCGAGCTGGTGGTGCGCAGCTGGGACGACCGCGCCCACGACCGCAGCTTCACGCGCGTGCTCGAGCCACCGAAGGACAAAGGCACCGCCTTCCTGCGCGAGAAGGACGCGTTCTGGACCTGGCTGCCGCGCGTCGAGCGCGCCATGCGCATTCCCCCCTCGATGATGCTGCAGTCCTGGATGGGCAGTGACTTCACCAACGACGACCTGGC
- a CDS encoding helix-turn-helix domain-containing protein, producing the protein MARDPARSRRALRRSSNRAGRPRRRAPEASRDAILDAALRCFAKRGYHETSVDDIAARAKLSKGAVYWHFAGKRELFLALMDRAMAHDVELARAVGAAPDWRAALHELLARSPAYVERELPLVKLSLQHLLQGGLDEGIRARTEQKQERWNTIVEKHLARGVAEGRLRPFAPGDVTLAIGAAIAGLTLLRLTQPDMKLDSVWSVLEEIFGKGLET; encoded by the coding sequence ATGGCCCGCGATCCGGCCCGCAGCAGGCGCGCGCTCCGCCGCTCGAGCAATCGAGCGGGGCGGCCGCGCCGCCGGGCGCCCGAGGCCTCGCGCGACGCGATCCTCGACGCGGCCCTGCGCTGCTTCGCCAAGCGCGGCTACCACGAGACCTCGGTCGACGACATCGCCGCGCGCGCGAAGCTCTCCAAGGGAGCGGTCTACTGGCACTTCGCCGGCAAGCGCGAGCTGTTTCTCGCGCTGATGGACCGCGCGATGGCGCACGACGTCGAGCTCGCGCGCGCGGTGGGCGCCGCGCCCGACTGGCGGGCCGCCTTGCACGAGCTGCTCGCGCGCTCGCCGGCCTACGTCGAGCGCGAGCTGCCGCTGGTGAAGCTGTCACTCCAGCACCTCCTGCAGGGGGGCCTGGACGAGGGCATCCGCGCGCGCACGGAGCAGAAGCAGGAGCGCTGGAACACGATCGTCGAGAAACACCTGGCGCGCGGCGTGGCCGAAGGCCGGCTGCGGCCGTTCGCGCCGGGCGACGTGACGCTGGCGATCGGCGCGGCGATCGCCGGACTCACGCTCCTGCGACTCACCCAGCCCGACATGAAGCTCGACTCGGTGTGGTCGGTGCTGGAGGAGATCTTCGGCAAGGGGCTCGAGACATGA